From one Triticum aestivum cultivar Chinese Spring chromosome 4B, IWGSC CS RefSeq v2.1, whole genome shotgun sequence genomic stretch:
- the LOC123092911 gene encoding phosphomannomutase-like produces MAAKKNAGVLALFDVDGTLTAPRKEVTPELLEFMKRLRENVTVGVVGGSDLVKISEQLAKSVITDYDYVFSENGLVAHKDGKLIGTQSLKTHLGDDQLKEFINFTLHYIADLDIPIKRGTFIEFRSGMINVSPIGRNCSQEERDDFEKYDKVHNVRPKMVSVLREKFAHLNLTFSIGGQISFDVFPHGWDKTYCLRYLDEFKEIHFFGDKTYKGGNDHEIFESDRTVGHTVTSPDDTVQHCRSIFLSK; encoded by the exons atggcggcAAAGAAGAATGCCGGGGTGCTCGCACTCTTCGACGTCGACGGCACCCTCACCGCCCCCCGCAAGGAGGTGACGCCGGAGTTGCTCGAGTTTATGAAGCGCCTGCGTGAG AATGTGACCGTCGGCGTGGTGGGGGGATCCGATCTGGTCAAGATCTCCGAGCAGCTTGCCAAATCAG TTATCACCGACTATGACTACGTCTTCTCCGAGAACGGCCTGGTCGCGCACAAGGACGGCAAGCTCATCGGGACACAA AGCTTGAAAACGCATCTTGGAGATGACCAGCTTAAG GAATTCATTAACTTCACCCTTCATTACATTGCGGATTTGGATATCCCAATTAAAAG AGGCACATTCATAGAATTCAGGAGTGGAATGATCAATGTGTCGCCTATAGGGAGGAACTGTAGTCAAGAAGAACGTGATGATTTTGAGAAGTATGATAAG GTACATAACGTTCGGCCTAAAATGGTGTCAGTGCTTCGTGAAAAGTTTGCACACCTGAACCTGACTTTTTCTATTGGAGGGCAGATCAGTTTTGAT GTATTCCCACATGGCTGGGACAAAACCTACTGCTTGAGATATCTCGACGAATTCAAAGAAATTCATTTCTTTGGGGACAAAACCTACAAG GGTGGCAATGATCATGAGATATTTGAATCTGACAGAACAGTTGGTCATACAG TTACCAGCCCCGACGACACGGTGCAGCACTGCAGATCTATCTTCCTGTCAAAGTGA